A section of the Streptomyces sp. NBC_01591 genome encodes:
- a CDS encoding ABC transporter ATP-binding protein, protein MGLRRTRQRAQDRQYTTDIHQGSGPADLAVELRGVRRQYGRGSSAVHALRGIDLALPRSTFTAVMGPSGSGKSTFLQCAAGLDRPTEGSVRLGGTEITGMSENRLTELRRTRLGFVFQAFNLLPSLTVEQNVVLPMRLAGQRTGSARSRREATEMLTRVGLGDKGDRRPGQLSGGQQQRVAVARALVTRPDVIFADEPTGALDTTTAAEILALLRNAVDGLGATVVMVTHDPAAAAYADQVLFLADGAIADSLPRAGAAQIAARMTALTARTAPAHAGAAA, encoded by the coding sequence ATGGGGCTGCGACGCACCAGGCAGCGCGCGCAGGACAGGCAGTACACGACGGACATCCATCAGGGGTCCGGGCCCGCGGACCTCGCCGTCGAACTGCGCGGTGTCCGCAGGCAGTACGGCCGGGGCAGCTCCGCCGTCCACGCGCTGCGGGGCATCGACCTCGCCCTCCCGCGCTCCACCTTCACCGCCGTCATGGGTCCCTCCGGCTCCGGGAAGTCGACCTTCCTCCAGTGCGCGGCCGGACTCGACCGCCCCACCGAGGGCTCCGTACGCCTCGGCGGCACCGAGATCACCGGCATGAGCGAGAACCGGCTCACCGAACTGCGCCGCACCCGCCTCGGCTTCGTCTTCCAGGCCTTCAACCTGCTGCCGTCCCTGACGGTCGAGCAGAACGTCGTCCTGCCCATGCGCCTGGCCGGACAGCGCACCGGCTCCGCCCGCAGCCGCCGCGAGGCCACCGAGATGCTCACCCGGGTCGGCCTCGGCGACAAGGGTGACCGCCGCCCCGGCCAGCTCTCCGGCGGTCAGCAGCAGCGCGTCGCCGTCGCCCGCGCCCTGGTCACCCGGCCCGACGTGATCTTCGCCGACGAGCCGACCGGCGCCCTCGACACCACCACCGCCGCCGAGATCCTCGCCCTGCTCCGCAACGCGGTGGACGGCCTCGGCGCCACCGTCGTGATGGTCACCCACGACCCGGCGGCCGCCGCCTACGCCGACCAGGTGCTCTTCCTCGCCGACGGCGCGATCGCGGACAGCCTGCCGCGCGCCGGCGCCGCGCAGATCGCCGCCCGGATGACCGCGCTCACCGCACGGACCGCCCCCGCCCACGCAGGAGCAGCAGCCTGA